The following are from one region of the Spodoptera frugiperda isolate SF20-4 chromosome 20, AGI-APGP_CSIRO_Sfru_2.0, whole genome shotgun sequence genome:
- the LOC118280862 gene encoding DNA polymerase epsilon subunit 4: MADEDHYDDVDISDLIDESDHYLEADHQHAELEATDSEHINTIQDSDVLSSEEQTADGKKPPPQNKSEVIRSTRLPIARIKNIMKMDPDVNVVSGDAVFLVTKATELFLETIAKETYAYTATNKRKIIAKKDLDLVINKVDCLCFLEGAMDF; the protein is encoded by the exons atGGCAGATGAAGATCATTACGACGACGTGGACATATCGGATTTAATTGACGAGTCCGATCATTATCTTGAGGCCGACCATCAACACGCTGAGCTGGAGGCGACGGACTCTGAACACATAAACACGATACAGGACTCAGACGTACTAAGTTCTGAGGAGCAAACTGCCGATGGTAAAAAGCCTCCCCCACAGAACAAGAGTGAAGTTATTCGTTCCACTAGGCTACCAATAGCTAGAATCAAGAATATCATGAAAATGGATCCTGATGTTAACGTTGTGTCAGGAGATGCTGTGTTCCTAGTCACTAAAGCTAca GAGCTGTTTTTAGAAACTATAGCAAAAGAAACATATGCATACACTGCTACGAACAAGAGGAAAATAATAGCCAAGAAAGATTTAGACCTGGTCATCAACAAAGTGGACTGCCTCTGTTTCTTAGAAGGTGCGATGGACTTTTAG
- the LOC118264678 gene encoding zinc finger MYM-type protein 1 — MKQTLNVNLSIPQYIRENCIQLGSAVSEISAHRRTDKQTNRQTDKQTNRQTDKKKVNYIFGFDIDITITPAIFFIFIFNVQTALFYDFIICIDCNIISSDRGNFGDNLSECERKIIFKLGPFKPQGPFPKDSESNRPFSAYYYSYFNQAGIKLVRPWLCYSNVLNKPYCHFCWLLADRQNKSYSSAWVNGVSVRSNFTQTILDHEKSQQHMNASLSYNNWLQGNTIDTLLQSEINSKITFWRDVLHRIINVIITLASCNLSLRGHDSNSGNFMAILRLLSNYDATLKELLLKPKGEINYLSPTIQNEIISLLGTTVRNNIISEIKKAPFLTIILDTTQDLSKIDQLSVVFRYISVTENDDNVPKEIKICESFLGFIAVTDCSAAGLKTDILNLTKEYGIDLTKCRGQGYDGANVMSGVYGGLQTLIKEHAPNADYVHCAAHALNLVLNDAARHVREVSTFFDNLEKIYTFFGNSIKRWAMLSDDPSEKYLITLKKVCPTRWSSRNDALLAVKKNFLLIMKTLYQLNLISNKKDEREECKNIINILESYDFLVLVTFFSSLFEIINPISKALQHENNDLQKSSILLSNLLNRLCQLRNQISFNSLLNESKDLAKEWGVTTVFKNSRRKITKRFFDELSQDERISDPESYFKVNVYYCCLDILISQTKERFQSLCDLSSMFEILQPEKLLSSSNEEIFIASGKLSVKYITTATAERSFSKLKLIKNYLRTSMGQERLSDLSLLSIEVETLEKLKSSSAINDLINQFAEKKARRMNI, encoded by the exons atgaaacaaacactaaatgtaaatttaagcatcccacaatatattcgtgaaaactgcatccaactcggatcagccgtttctgagattagcgcgcacagacgaacagacaaacagacaaacagacaaacagacaaacagacaaacagacaaacagacaaaaaaaaagttaattacatttttgggttcgacatcgacataacaataacccctgctattttttttatttttattttcaatgtacagacagcacttttctacgattttattatatgtatagattgtaatataatttcatcaGATAGAGGAAATTTTGGTGACAATTTATCTGAATGCGAacgaaaaataatttttaaattgggtCCATTTAAACCACAAGGACCATTTCCAAAAGATTCAGAAAGTAACCGACCTTTTTCGGCCTATTACTATTCATATTTCAATCAGGCAGGCATAAAACTTGTAAGACCATGGTTATGTTAttctaacgttttaaacaaaccGTACTGTCACTTCTGTTGGTTATTAGCAGATCGTCAAAACAAATCATACTCCTCTGCTTGGGTTAACGGTGTTTCGGTTAGAAGCAATTTTACGCAAACTATACTTGACCATGAAAAGTCACAGCAGCATATGAATGCCTCACTCTCTTATAATAATTGGTTGCAAGGAAATACCATCGATACTCTATTGCAAAGTGAAATCAATAGTAAAATTACATTCTGGAGAGATGTACTGCATCgtataattaatgttataattactttaGCATCTTGTAATCTATCTTTGAGAGGGCATGATTCTAATTCTGGAAATTTTATGGCAATTTTACGTTTGCTATCTAACTATGATGCAACTTTAAAAGAACTTCTTCTAAAACCGAAAggcgaaataaattatttaagtccTACGATTCAAAACGAAATTATTAGTTTGCTTGGTACCACCGTTAGGAACAATATTATCTCAGAAATTAAAAAAGCTCCATTTCTGACAATAATTCTGGATACAACAcaagacttgtcaaaaattgaccAACTTTCTGTAGTTTTTCGATATATCTCGGTTACAGAAAATGATGATAATGTgcctaaagaaataaaaatctgtgAGTCCTTTTTAGGATTTATAGCAGTAACCGATTGCAGTGCTGCAGGTCTGAAAACTGACATTTTAAATTTGACTAAAGAATATGGAATTGATTTGACTAAATGTAGAGGACAGGGTTACGATGGAGCAAATGTTATGTCGGGTGTTTATGGAGGATTACAAACCCTAATAAAAGAGCATGCTCCAAATGCCGATTATGTTCATTGTGCTGCGCACGCTTTAAACTTGGTTTTAAACGATGCTGCGAGACACGTTCGTGAAGTATCGacttttttcgataatttagaaaaaatatatactttttttggCAATAGTATAAAACGCTGGGCTATGCTAAGTGACGATCCatctgaaaaatatttgattacccTCAAAAAGGTATGTCCAACCAGATGGTCTTCTAGGAACGACGCTTTATTAGCGGTAAAGAAAAATTTTTTACTAATCATGAAAACTTTGTACCaactaaatttaatttcaaataaaaaagatgaACGTGaagaatgtaaaaatataattaatattttggagAGTTATGATTTCTTAGTGCtcgttacatttttttcttcactatttgaaattattaatccTATTTCTAAAGCTCTACAGCATGAAAATAATGACTTACAGAAAtctagtattttattaagtaatcttTTAAATAGACTGTGCCAATTAAGAAATCAGATTTCATTTAATAGTTTGCTAAATGAGTCCAAAGATTTAGCAAAAGAGTGGGGGGTAAcaactgtttttaaaaacagtagGCGAAAGATAACGAAGcgtttttttgatgaattatcACAAGATGAGAGAATTTCCGACCCGGAATCctatttcaaagtcaatgtaTACTATTGTTGTttagatatattaatttctcaAACTAAAGAAAGATTTCAGAGCCTTTGCGACCTGAGTAGTATGTTCGAAATATTACAACCGGAGAAACTCCTATCTTCTTCAAACGAAGAGATATTTATCGCTTCCGGAAAACTGTCGGTTAAATACA TTACAACCGCAACTGCTGAAAGaagtttttcaaaattaaaactgataaaaaattacttaagaACTTCGATGGGACAAGAACGGCTGTCAGACCTCTCACTATTGTCCATAGAGGTAGAAActttagaaaaactaaaatcatcatcagccataaatgatttaataaatcAGTTTGCCGAAAAAAAGGCAAGgagaatgaatatttaa
- the LOC118280837 gene encoding maltase A1 isoform X2, with translation MRLLALLVLAAAAVGVSCVDMWFNSAVVYQIYPRSFMDSNGDGIGDLNGIKQKLPYLQELGVDAIWLSPIYKSPMYDFGYDIADYKSIATEYGTMDDFDALMVEAKRLGVRVVLDYVPNHTSNESVWFTNSIERVGNYTDYYVWADGIPDATNASILHPPSNWISVFRNSAWEYNAQRGQYYLHQFVIGQPDINYRSPILREEMKDVLRFWLKKGVSGFRVDAVNMLYEVNPADFGGVYPDEPVSNTTSDTNDYGYLLHPYTKDLNETYYVVYDWRDVLNEFAQNESKIMMTEAYTDMDLMMRYYGEGSRDGSIPFNFIFLGELNGQSTANNMSTVIQKWMSNMPSGKVANWVNGNHDNTRMASKHGVKRVDAMNMLALILPGVTITYQGEELGMTDGNISWVDTKDPQACNTEDPINYWKSSRDPARTPFHWDATANAGFSTNSSTWLPVADNYQTVNVAVEKAAAKSHYKFYKDVVALKHTAAVASGSLGTHALSSDVLVVTRVPTSTSEATYVAILNLASTSTTVNLNSIAGVPEAMRVVASGVDCALNKEAQVQRSSVTISGNCAMVLKSGTTRFTIPLMLYSIVLVILYLQ, from the exons ATGCGGTTGTTAGCGCTGTTAGTGTTAGCTGCGGCGGCAGTGGGCGTGTCCTGCGTGGACATGTGGTTTAACTCCGCCGTCGTGTACCAAATCTACCCGCGCTCCTTCATGGACAGCAACGGCGACGGCATCGGAGACTTGAATG GTATAAAACAGAAGCTGCCGTACTTGCAAGAGCTGGGCGTGGATGCGATCTGGTTGTCTCCTATCTACAAGTCTCCTATGTACGACTTTGGGTACGACATTGCCGACTACAAGTCCATAGCCACTGAATACGGCACTATGGATGACTTCGATGCGCTCATGGTCGAAGCTAAAAGACTTG GTGTCCGCGTGGTGTTGGACTACGTGCCTAACCACACGAGTAACGAGAGCGTGTGGTTCACAAACTCTATAGAAAGGGTAGGCAACTACACTGACTACTACGTCTGGGCTGACGGTATACCAGACGCAACGAACGCCAGCATTCTCCACCCGCCTAGCAACTGG ATCAGTGTGTTTAGAAACAGTGCGTGGGAGTACAACGCTCAACGAGGCCAGTACTACCTGCATCAGTTTGTCATCGGACAGCCAGACATCAACTACCGCTCACCAATACTACGCGAAGAGATGAAG GATGTGCTGCGTTTCTGGTTGAAGAAGGGAGTGTCAGGGTTCCGTGTGGACGCGGTCAACATGCTGTATGAAGTGAACCCCGCTGATTTCGGCGGTGTTTACCCTGACGAACCTGTGTCAA ATACGACATCGGACACTAACGATTACGGGTACCTGCTGCATCCATACACGAAGGATCTGAATGAGACTTACTATGTGGTGTATGACTGGAGAGATGTCCTCAACGAGTTCGCTCAAAACGAATCAAAGATCATGATGACGGAGGCCTACACTGACATGGACCTGATGATGCGCTACTACGGAGAAGGGTCCCGCGATGGATCCATTCCATTCAACTTCATCTTCCTCGGCGAACTTAACGGACAGTCCACCGCGAACAATATGTCTACTGTTATTCAAAAGTGGATGTCGAATATGCCATCTGGAAAGGTGGCTAACTGGGTG AATGGAAACCACGACAACACCAGAATGGCTTCAAAGCACGGCGTGAAGAGAGTGGATGCCATGAACATGCTAGCCCTCATTCTGCCAGGAGTCACCATCACGTACCAG GGCGAGGAGCTTGGAATGACTGACGGCAACATCAGTTGGGTGGACACGAAGGATCCTCAGGCTTGTAACACAGAAGACCCCATCAACTACTGGAAGAGCAGCCGCGACCCCGCCCGCACTCCCTTCCACTGGGACGCCACCGCCAACGCGGGCTTCTCCACCAATAGCTCCACCTGGCTGCCCGTCGCTGACAACTACCAGACTGTCAACGTCGCTGTTGAGAAGGCCGCTGCTAAGAGTCACTACAAG TTCTACAAGGATGTGGTAGCCCTGAAGCACACCGCCGCGGTGGCCTCCGGTTCCCTGGGAACACATGCCTTGTCCAGTGATGTGTTGGTCGTTACCAG GGTCCCGACGAGTACATCTGAAGCGACATACGTGGCGATATTGAACCTGGCCTCTACTTCCACCACGGTCAACCTGAACTCCATAGCCGGAGTGCCAGAGGCTATGCGCGTCGTTGCCTCAGGTGTCGACTGCGCACTCAACAAAGA GGCACAAGTACAGAGAAGTAGTGTTACTATATCTGGCAACTGCGCTATGGTACTAAAAAGCGGCACCACAAGATTCACAATCCCATTAATGTTGTATAGCATCGTATTAGTAATACTGTACCTTcagtaa
- the LOC118280850 gene encoding maltase A3, which translates to MRKILLLVIATAAAVSGVDEWWHSAVIYQIYPRSFKDSNGDGIGDINGITSKLPYLKDIGVDAIWLSPIFLSPMFDFGYDITDYKKIAPEYGTMEDFNKLMAEAKKLGLRVVLDYVINHTSNDSEWFIKSTQRDPNYADYYIWAHGKPDPKNPDYLGPPNNWVSVFRKSAWEYNVQRGQYYLHQFAVGQPDLNFRNAKVVEEMKDVLRFWLEKGVSGIRIDAVNHLYEVDPANHDGHYPDEPLSGAPGATPEDYNYLNHIYTKDQNETYNIVYDLKVILDQYTEKQNDSKIMLTEAYADLPKIMRYYGDKNRNGSVPFNFFYMTELTNKSNARDIKMAIDKWMTHMPAGKVANWVNGNHDQSRLASKFGVDRVDVMNMLALILPGITITYQGEEIGMTDGHISWKDTKDPQACNTEDPVNYYKSSRDPARTPFHWDATANAGFSTGSSTWLPVADNYQTVNVAVEKAAAKSHFKFYKEVVAVKRLPAVRSGDLEVRALCENVIAVARYLPGHPVVVGVINLFDAEIPVDLNSIHLLPRDLQVEASGAYCKLEKGDKVQKGKVTMSPHCALVLSSTQNCCAAPK; encoded by the exons ATGCGAAAGATACTGTTGCTAGTGATAGCAACGGCCGCTGCCGTTTCTGGGGTGGATGAGTGGTGGCATTCCGCTGTCATCTACCAGATTTACCCAAGATCCTTCAAGGATAGCAATGGAGACGGGATTGGAGATATAAACG GCATTACTTCAAAACTGCCATACTTGAAGGACATTGGAGTGGATGCGATATGGCTATCTCCAATATTCCTATCACCAATGTTTGACTTCGGGTATGACATCACAGACTATAAGAAAATAGCCCCAGAATACGGCACTATGGAAGATTTCAACAAACTAATGGCAGAGGCAAAAAAACTGG GACTTCGTGTGGTGTTGGACTACGTGATAAACCATACAAGCAACGACAGCGAGTGGTTCATCAAATCAACGCAAAGAGATCCTAATTACGCAGACTATTATATCTGGGCCCATGGCAAACCGGACCCGAAGAATCCTGACTACTTGGGACCTCCCAACAACTGG GTGAGCGTTTTCCGCAAGAGTGCGTGGGAGTACAACGTCCAGCGAGGCCAGTACTACTTGCACCAGTTCGCCGTTGGACAGCCCGACCTGAACTTCCGCAACGCAAAGGTGGTTGAAGAAATGAAG GACGTTCTCCGTTTCTGGCTGGAGAAAGGAGTTTCTGGCATCCGTATCGATGCTGTCAATCATTTGTATGAAGTGGACCCAGCGAACCACGATGGACATTACCCTGATGAACCACTTTCAG GCGCCCCTGGAGCCACTCCAGAAGACTATAACTACTTGAACCACATCTATACTAAAGACCAGAACGAAACTTACAATATAGTTTACGATTTGAAGGTCATTCTTGACCAGTATACTGAAAAACAGAATGATTCCAAGATCATGCTGACCGAAGCCTATGCAGATTTGCCCAAAATCATGCGTTACTATGGCGACAAGAACCGCAACGGTTCCGTTCCCTTCAATTTCTTTTACATGACGGAACTGACCAATAAGTCTAATGCACGAGACATAAAAATGGCCATCGATAAGTGGATGACACATATGCCTGCTGGGAAGGTGGCTAACTGGGTG AATGGCAATCACGATCAAAGTCGTCTGGCTTCCAAATTCGGTGTCGACAGAGTTGATGTCATGAACATGCTGGCTCTCATTCTGCCAGGAATCACCATTACGTATCAG GGTGAAGAAATCGGTATGACGGACGGTCATATAAGCTGGAAAGATACAAAAGATCCTCAGGCTTGCAACACAGAAGACCCCGTCAATTATTATAAGAGCAGCCGCGACCCCGCGCGCACTCCCTTCCACTGGGACGCCACCGCCAACGCGGGCTTCTCCACCGGTAGCTCTACTTGGCTGCCCGTCGCTGATAACTACCAGACTGTCAATGTTGCTGTTGAGAAGGCCGCTGCTAAGAGTCACTTCAAG TTCTACAAAGAAGTGGTTGCTGTGAAGCGCTTGCCTGCCGTCCGCTCCGGGGATCTAGAAGTGCGCGCACTCTGTGAAAATGTTATAGCTGTTGCTCG GTACCTACCGGGCCACCCCGTAGTTGTAGGTGTCATCAATCTGTTTGACGCTGAGATCCCGGTGGACCTCAACTCTATCCACCTTCTGCCTCGTGACCTTCAAGTGGAAGCTTCTGGAGCTTACTGCAAGCTGGAGAAAGG AGATAAGGTTCAGAAGGGTAAAGTAACGATGTCTCCGCACTGTGCCCTGGTGCTGTCATCGACACAGAATTGCTGCGCAGCACCCAAATGA
- the LOC118280837 gene encoding maltase A1 isoform X1 has translation MRLLALLVLAAAAVGVSCVDMWFNSAVVYQIYPRSFMDSNGDGIGDLNGIKQKLPYLQELGVDAIWLSPIYKSPMYDFGYDIADYKSIATEYGTMDDFDALMVEAKRLGVRVVLDYVPNHTSNESVWFTNSIERVGNYTDYYVWADGIPDATNASILHPPSNWISVFRNSAWEYNAQRGQYYLHQFVIGQPDINYRSPILREEMKDVLRFWLKKGVSGFRVDAVNMLYEVNPADFGGVYPDEPVSNTTSDTNDYGYLLHPYTKDLNETYYVVYDWRDVLNEFAQNESKIMMTEAYTDMDLMMRYYGEGSRDGSIPFNFIFLGELNGQSTANNMSTVIQKWMSNMPSGKVANWVNGNHDNTRMASKHGVKRVDAMNMLALILPGVTITYQGEELGMTDGNISWVDTKDPQACNTEDPINYWKSSRDPARTPFHWDATANAGFSTNSSTWLPVADNYQTVNVAVEKAAAKSHYKFYKDVVALKHTAAVASGSLGTHALSSDVLVVTRVPTSTSEATYVAILNLASTSTTVNLNSIAGVPEAMRVVASGVDCALNKEVLVQRTSVTVSGNCAMVLKTNTGSDSGGNGNGTDSGGNGNGTDSGGNGNGTTPTPAGSATKFTIPLMLYSIISLILFLH, from the exons ATGCGGTTGTTAGCGCTGTTAGTGTTAGCTGCGGCGGCAGTGGGCGTGTCCTGCGTGGACATGTGGTTTAACTCCGCCGTCGTGTACCAAATCTACCCGCGCTCCTTCATGGACAGCAACGGCGACGGCATCGGAGACTTGAATG GTATAAAACAGAAGCTGCCGTACTTGCAAGAGCTGGGCGTGGATGCGATCTGGTTGTCTCCTATCTACAAGTCTCCTATGTACGACTTTGGGTACGACATTGCCGACTACAAGTCCATAGCCACTGAATACGGCACTATGGATGACTTCGATGCGCTCATGGTCGAAGCTAAAAGACTTG GTGTCCGCGTGGTGTTGGACTACGTGCCTAACCACACGAGTAACGAGAGCGTGTGGTTCACAAACTCTATAGAAAGGGTAGGCAACTACACTGACTACTACGTCTGGGCTGACGGTATACCAGACGCAACGAACGCCAGCATTCTCCACCCGCCTAGCAACTGG ATCAGTGTGTTTAGAAACAGTGCGTGGGAGTACAACGCTCAACGAGGCCAGTACTACCTGCATCAGTTTGTCATCGGACAGCCAGACATCAACTACCGCTCACCAATACTACGCGAAGAGATGAAG GATGTGCTGCGTTTCTGGTTGAAGAAGGGAGTGTCAGGGTTCCGTGTGGACGCGGTCAACATGCTGTATGAAGTGAACCCCGCTGATTTCGGCGGTGTTTACCCTGACGAACCTGTGTCAA ATACGACATCGGACACTAACGATTACGGGTACCTGCTGCATCCATACACGAAGGATCTGAATGAGACTTACTATGTGGTGTATGACTGGAGAGATGTCCTCAACGAGTTCGCTCAAAACGAATCAAAGATCATGATGACGGAGGCCTACACTGACATGGACCTGATGATGCGCTACTACGGAGAAGGGTCCCGCGATGGATCCATTCCATTCAACTTCATCTTCCTCGGCGAACTTAACGGACAGTCCACCGCGAACAATATGTCTACTGTTATTCAAAAGTGGATGTCGAATATGCCATCTGGAAAGGTGGCTAACTGGGTG AATGGAAACCACGACAACACCAGAATGGCTTCAAAGCACGGCGTGAAGAGAGTGGATGCCATGAACATGCTAGCCCTCATTCTGCCAGGAGTCACCATCACGTACCAG GGCGAGGAGCTTGGAATGACTGACGGCAACATCAGTTGGGTGGACACGAAGGATCCTCAGGCTTGTAACACAGAAGACCCCATCAACTACTGGAAGAGCAGCCGCGACCCCGCCCGCACTCCCTTCCACTGGGACGCCACCGCCAACGCGGGCTTCTCCACCAATAGCTCCACCTGGCTGCCCGTCGCTGACAACTACCAGACTGTCAACGTCGCTGTTGAGAAGGCCGCTGCTAAGAGTCACTACAAG TTCTACAAGGATGTGGTAGCCCTGAAGCACACCGCCGCGGTGGCCTCCGGTTCCCTGGGAACACATGCCTTGTCCAGTGATGTGTTGGTCGTTACCAG GGTCCCGACGAGTACATCTGAAGCGACATACGTGGCGATATTGAACCTGGCCTCTACTTCCACCACGGTCAACCTGAACTCCATAGCCGGAGTGCCAGAGGCTATGCGCGTCGTTGCCTCAGGTGTCGACTGCGCACTCAACAAAGA GGTACTAGTACAGAGAACCAGTGTGACTGTGTCTGGCAACTGTGCTATGGTACTAAAGACCAACACTGGATCAGATTCTGGTGGCAACGGCAACGGCACAGACTCTGGTGGCAACGGAAACGGCACAGATTCTGGTGGTAACGGAAATGGAACCACCCCCACCCCCGCTGGCAGTGCCACAAAATTCACGATCCCATTAATGTTATACAGCATTATATCACTAATTCTATTcctacattaa